One genomic region from Sphingomicrobium aestuariivivum encodes:
- a CDS encoding F0F1 ATP synthase subunit gamma, with protein MASLKALKGRINSVKSTQKITKAMKMVAAAKLRRAQANAEAGRPYATRLSDVVSSLASRITVGPQSPKLIAGTGKDETHLIIVASGDRGLAGAFNTNITKAARLKAEALQKEGKTVYFYLVGRKSKPLLKRVFPDAIIGEHDTTQEKNPSYDTAQAIADDIIDRFNSGRFDVAHLAYAEFESTLSQVPQVDQLIPVKPAEAGDATDGASAAVEYEPDEEAILADLLPKNVAIQIYRAMLENQAGFYGSQMTAMDNATRNAGDMINRLSIQYNRQRQAAITTELVEIISGAEAL; from the coding sequence GTGGCATCACTCAAGGCACTCAAGGGCCGGATCAACTCGGTCAAGTCGACCCAGAAGATCACCAAGGCGATGAAGATGGTCGCGGCGGCCAAGCTGCGCCGCGCCCAGGCCAATGCCGAAGCGGGTCGTCCCTATGCGACCCGTCTCTCGGACGTGGTCTCGTCGCTGGCCAGCCGGATCACCGTGGGGCCGCAGAGCCCCAAGCTGATCGCCGGCACGGGCAAGGACGAAACCCACCTGATCATCGTCGCCTCGGGCGACCGTGGCCTGGCGGGCGCGTTCAACACCAACATCACCAAGGCCGCGCGCCTCAAGGCCGAAGCGCTGCAGAAGGAAGGCAAGACCGTCTACTTCTACCTCGTCGGTCGCAAGTCGAAGCCGCTCCTCAAGCGCGTGTTTCCCGATGCCATCATCGGCGAGCATGACACGACGCAGGAAAAGAACCCGAGCTACGACACCGCGCAGGCGATCGCCGACGACATCATCGACCGGTTCAATTCGGGCCGATTCGATGTCGCGCACCTTGCCTATGCCGAGTTCGAATCGACGCTGAGCCAGGTGCCGCAGGTCGACCAGCTGATCCCGGTCAAGCCGGCGGAAGCGGGCGATGCCACCGACGGCGCGTCGGCGGCGGTCGAATATGAGCCCGACGAGGAAGCGATCCTCGCCGATCTCCTGCCGAAGAATGTCGCGATCCAGATCTATCGCGCGATGCTGGAAAACCAGGCCGGCTTCTACGGCTCGCAGATGACCGCGATGGACAATGCCACGCGCAATGCGGGCGACATGATCAACCGCCTGTCGATCCAGTACAACCGCCAGCGCCAGGCGGCGATCACCACCGAACTTGTCGAAATCATTTCGGGCGCCGAAGCGCTCTAA
- a CDS encoding tetratricopeptide repeat protein, which yields MFSKLTDKAVLAATGMMMAAVAATPAMAQDWWKAETDKFIVYSSGEGEDARELAENLERLDDALRFMRNLGKEAPLAAERKLVIFQVGDIEDMGRLAGRRGVGGFFSAREGQSVAFTPTEYGRDLRGRGARLERKRATVEEVMFHEYTHYFMFHHGAAAYPAWYREGFAELFGTIDLKEDGFVVGRPPARGGLLQTSYDISRMFDPPEKMRYADYIQSYGYGWLLTTYLSFTPERQGQLADYLRRLNAGEESIEAAKAAFGDLDQLKREIDRFSGSRAPLTEVTFENYEPATATVTPLGPDEEAVMELFIESQAGWDERRADFAAGRMREILGQYPGSVPVMNALVEAEFDGDNLDRAEAVAKQILEQDPDHLRANVFLARIAAKRAEEDASHWAEARRYYGRASQIDPRNAEVMLGYYLSYYFSDEPMTETALIALEQAYEFAPFSPIVRRTLAHVLLTENRPDAARTVLLPLASDPHGGKRTEKYHELLAQIDEGELAPVIEELRPLTRAEAEAKAERERRGG from the coding sequence GTGTTTTCCAAACTGACGGACAAGGCCGTGCTCGCGGCCACGGGCATGATGATGGCGGCCGTGGCGGCCACGCCGGCGATGGCACAGGACTGGTGGAAGGCCGAGACCGACAAGTTCATCGTCTATTCGAGCGGCGAGGGCGAGGATGCCCGCGAGCTGGCCGAAAATCTCGAGCGGCTCGACGATGCGCTGCGCTTCATGCGCAATCTTGGCAAGGAGGCGCCGCTCGCCGCCGAACGCAAGCTCGTCATCTTCCAGGTCGGCGACATCGAGGACATGGGCAGGCTGGCCGGCCGGCGCGGCGTGGGCGGCTTCTTCAGCGCCCGCGAGGGCCAGTCGGTCGCCTTTACCCCGACCGAATATGGCCGCGACCTGCGCGGCCGCGGCGCACGGCTCGAGCGCAAGCGCGCCACCGTCGAGGAAGTGATGTTCCATGAATATACGCACTACTTCATGTTCCATCACGGCGCGGCGGCCTATCCGGCCTGGTATCGCGAAGGCTTTGCCGAACTGTTCGGCACGATCGATCTCAAGGAAGACGGCTTCGTCGTCGGGCGCCCGCCCGCGCGCGGCGGCCTTCTCCAGACCAGCTATGACATCAGCCGTATGTTCGATCCGCCCGAGAAGATGCGCTATGCCGATTATATCCAGAGCTATGGCTATGGCTGGCTCCTGACGACCTACCTGTCCTTCACGCCCGAGCGGCAGGGACAGCTCGCCGACTATCTGCGCCGCCTCAATGCGGGCGAGGAATCGATCGAGGCGGCCAAGGCCGCGTTCGGCGATCTCGACCAGCTGAAGCGCGAGATCGACCGTTTCAGCGGCAGCCGCGCGCCGCTGACCGAGGTCACCTTCGAGAATTACGAGCCCGCCACCGCCACGGTGACGCCGCTGGGACCCGACGAAGAAGCGGTCATGGAGTTGTTCATCGAATCGCAGGCCGGCTGGGACGAGCGCCGCGCCGACTTCGCCGCGGGGCGGATGCGCGAGATCCTTGGCCAGTATCCGGGCAGCGTGCCGGTCATGAACGCGCTCGTGGAAGCCGAGTTTGACGGCGACAATCTCGACCGCGCCGAAGCGGTCGCCAAGCAAATCCTCGAGCAGGATCCCGACCATCTTCGCGCCAATGTCTTCCTCGCGCGGATCGCGGCCAAGCGGGCCGAGGAGGATGCATCGCACTGGGCCGAGGCGCGCCGCTATTACGGCCGCGCGAGCCAGATCGACCCGCGCAACGCCGAGGTCATGCTGGGCTATTACCTCAGCTACTATTTCTCGGACGAGCCGATGACCGAGACCGCGCTGATCGCGCTCGAGCAGGCCTATGAGTTCGCGCCCTTCTCGCCGATCGTGCGGCGCACGCTGGCGCATGTCCTGCTCACCGAGAACCGTCCCGATGCGGCGCGCACGGTGTTGCTGCCGCTCGCCTCGGACCCGCATGGCGGCAAGCGGACCGAGAAATATCACGAGCTGCTGGCGCAGATCGACGAGGGCGAGCTCGCCCCCGTCATCGAGGAACTGCGCCCGCTGACGCGCGCCGAAGCCGAAGCCAAGGCCGAACGCGAGCGTCGCGGCGGCTAG
- a CDS encoding sulfotransferase family protein, protein MATLAPDQTRLDAPSARDDSLAAARFIDRMLLNVWRSGMSPRPSLSPGALVDHAVKAEGRAPAPGDWEERLAILTRSLAEEAQLSPLGRAIAFGQIVRKIRCRIRAEEQWERDPSILDRPVERPLVIVGQMRSGTTRLHRLLAQDPGFIHTRAYETMIPVPTGGRLETRPLTVTANLLFLRALNPLLAAVHPTGPFQAEEEFGFHAMSIFGAQFEGQWQVPAFARHCETCDRDAVYAEFRKTLQTIATVRGEPADKPWVLKAPQFTQDMDALHEALPDARYLFLRRDLAQVVGSSASLAFQQARVQSRHVDPHAVGAEWLRKTRLRHDRVDDFRARHPDIEALDVCFDEVGRDWRGQMRRIYAFLGRDLDTRVVNAMESFLGKSKAHHKHRYRLEDFGLTEERVRAAFGQ, encoded by the coding sequence ATGGCCACGCTAGCGCCCGATCAAACGCGCCTCGATGCGCCGTCCGCCCGGGACGACAGCCTCGCCGCCGCGCGCTTCATCGACCGCATGCTGTTGAATGTCTGGCGCAGCGGCATGAGCCCGCGCCCGAGCCTGTCCCCCGGGGCGCTCGTCGATCATGCGGTGAAGGCAGAGGGCAGGGCACCCGCGCCGGGCGACTGGGAAGAACGGCTCGCCATCCTCACTCGCAGCCTCGCGGAAGAAGCGCAGCTGTCGCCGCTCGGGCGCGCCATCGCCTTCGGCCAGATCGTCCGCAAGATCCGCTGCCGCATCCGCGCCGAGGAGCAATGGGAGCGCGATCCCTCCATTCTCGACCGGCCGGTCGAACGCCCGCTCGTCATCGTCGGCCAGATGCGTTCGGGCACGACACGGCTCCATCGCTTGCTCGCGCAGGACCCCGGCTTCATCCACACGCGGGCTTACGAGACGATGATCCCCGTGCCGACCGGCGGGCGATTGGAAACGCGCCCGCTGACCGTCACCGCCAACCTCCTGTTCCTGCGCGCGCTCAACCCGCTGCTTGCCGCGGTCCACCCGACCGGCCCCTTCCAGGCCGAAGAGGAATTCGGCTTCCACGCGATGAGCATCTTCGGCGCCCAGTTCGAGGGACAGTGGCAGGTCCCGGCCTTTGCCCGCCATTGCGAGACCTGCGACCGCGACGCCGTCTACGCCGAATTTCGCAAGACGCTACAGACCATCGCCACCGTGCGCGGCGAACCTGCGGACAAGCCGTGGGTGTTGAAAGCGCCGCAATTCACGCAGGACATGGACGCGCTCCACGAGGCTCTTCCCGACGCGCGCTACCTTTTCCTCCGCCGCGACCTCGCGCAGGTCGTCGGCTCCTCGGCGAGCCTCGCCTTCCAGCAGGCGCGCGTCCAGTCGCGCCATGTCGATCCGCATGCGGTGGGCGCCGAGTGGCTGCGCAAGACCAGGCTGCGGCACGACCGCGTCGACGACTTCCGCGCGCGCCATCCCGATATCGAGGCGCTCGATGTCTGTTTCGACGAAGTGGGGCGCGACTGGCGCGGCCAGATGCGGCGCATCTACGCCTTCCTCGGCCGCGATCTCGACACGAGGGTCGTCAATGCGATGGAAAGCTTCCTCGGCAAGAGCAAGGCGCATCACAAGCACCGCTACCGGCTCGAGGATTTCGGACTGACCGAAGAGCGCGTCCGCGCCGCTTTCGGGCAATAA
- the atpD gene encoding F0F1 ATP synthase subunit beta, protein MATAAKTATNIKAGRIAQVIGAVVDVEFDGELPPILGALETSNNGQRLVLEVAQHLGENIVRTIAMDATEGLTRGQEVTSTGSMIEVPVGPKTLGRIMNVTGEPIDERGPIGSDKFAPIHAEAPAFVDQSTEASILVTGIKVIDLLAPYAKGGKIGLFGGAGVGKTVLIQELINNIAKGHGGVSVFAGVGERTREGNDLYHEFLDAGVIAKDADGNPTSEGSKVALVFGQMNEPPGARARVALSGLTQAEYFRDEEGQDVLFFVDNIFRFTQAGSEVSALLGRIPSAVGYQPTLSTDMGALQERITSTNKGSITSVQAIYVPADDLTDPAPATSFAHLDATTTLSRAISELGIYPAVDPLDSSSRVLEPRVVGQEHYETARAVQEILQKYKSLQDIIAILGMDELSEEDKLTVARARKIQRFLSQPFHVAEVFTGIPGKFVQLEDTIKSFKAVVNGEYDHLPESAFYMVGGIDEAVAKAEKMAQDA, encoded by the coding sequence ATGGCTACCGCTGCAAAGACCGCAACCAACATCAAGGCCGGGCGCATCGCGCAGGTCATCGGCGCCGTCGTCGACGTCGAGTTCGACGGCGAACTGCCGCCGATCCTCGGCGCGCTTGAAACCTCCAACAATGGCCAGCGCCTCGTTCTCGAGGTCGCCCAGCACCTCGGCGAGAACATCGTGCGCACCATCGCGATGGACGCCACCGAGGGCCTGACCCGCGGTCAGGAAGTCACGTCGACCGGCTCGATGATCGAAGTGCCCGTCGGTCCCAAGACCCTCGGCCGCATCATGAATGTCACCGGCGAGCCGATCGACGAACGCGGCCCCATCGGGTCGGACAAGTTCGCCCCGATCCACGCCGAGGCTCCGGCCTTCGTCGACCAGTCGACCGAAGCCTCGATCCTCGTCACGGGCATCAAGGTCATCGACCTTCTCGCCCCCTACGCCAAGGGCGGCAAGATCGGCCTGTTCGGCGGCGCCGGCGTGGGCAAGACGGTTCTCATCCAGGAACTGATCAACAACATCGCCAAGGGCCACGGCGGCGTGTCGGTCTTCGCGGGCGTCGGTGAACGCACCCGTGAAGGCAACGATCTCTATCACGAGTTCCTCGACGCGGGCGTCATCGCCAAGGACGCCGACGGCAACCCGACGAGCGAAGGCTCGAAGGTCGCCCTCGTGTTCGGCCAGATGAACGAACCGCCGGGCGCGCGTGCCCGCGTGGCGCTCTCGGGCCTCACCCAGGCCGAATATTTCCGCGATGAAGAAGGCCAGGACGTCCTGTTCTTCGTCGACAACATCTTCCGCTTCACCCAGGCGGGTTCGGAAGTGTCGGCGCTGCTCGGCCGTATTCCTTCGGCGGTGGGCTACCAGCCGACCCTGTCGACCGACATGGGCGCGCTGCAGGAACGCATCACCTCGACCAACAAGGGCTCGATCACCTCGGTCCAGGCCATCTACGTCCCCGCGGATGACCTTACCGACCCGGCGCCCGCCACCTCGTTCGCCCACCTCGACGCGACCACCACCCTGTCGCGTGCGATTTCGGAACTCGGCATCTACCCGGCCGTCGACCCGCTCGACAGCTCGAGCCGCGTCCTCGAGCCGCGCGTCGTGGGCCAGGAGCATTACGAAACCGCCCGTGCGGTCCAGGAAATCCTCCAGAAGTACAAGTCGCTGCAGGACATCATCGCCATTCTCGGCATGGACGAGCTGTCGGAAGAAGATAAGCTGACCGTGGCTCGCGCCCGCAAGATCCAGCGCTTCCTCTCGCAGCCGTTCCACGTCGCGGAAGTCTTCACCGGCATCCCGGGCAAGTTCGTCCAGCTCGAAGACACCATCAAGTCGTTCAAGGCGGTGGTGAACGGCGAGTATGACCACCTGCCGGAAAGCGCCTTCTACATGGTCGGCGGCATCGACGAAGCCGTCGCCAAGGCCGAGAAGATGGCGCAGGACGCCTAA
- a CDS encoding DUF1570 domain-containing protein, producing MRFLSILPLLASAIALSSPADAEQWRRAESPHFVVYSTLSEDTLRERLEELERIDSAIRVVRAQPDTAVGDGNRVTIFMLDSEQVVRRLAGVGNAGGFYTYREMGPLAVVPDIEGQRAEWRMNVLVHEYSHHLLLQDMDGPMPAWLVEGWAEFFSTARSDKDGAVRIGDVPVRAARVLQREGIMPVDRLFDLQNRQWGSDGQRFYATGWLLTHYVAFEPTRRQHFARYLDLMAEGLPSGEAARTAFGDLARLDEELASYRRSRLGYLELGPERVATPSVTVAALSESDGAAIPHYLALWLDQDEEDLLPRLRAMETENGGSGLFMTVLAMAELARGNPQAADEAAARAMELRPGKAEPMLLRVRALLERAYEEEDESLYAEASRMAAAANRLDPEDPEALKLYYRVSKERHGRATDMAVDGLVAAIAKAPQDFNMRMTAAQALGRQGRVAEVRRLMVPVVNDPHHPERAAQAREMLAEIEERAAATVDGAS from the coding sequence TTGCGTTTTCTTTCCATCCTTCCGCTTCTCGCCTCGGCGATTGCCTTATCCTCGCCGGCCGATGCCGAACAGTGGCGCCGCGCCGAGAGTCCGCATTTCGTGGTCTATTCGACCTTGTCCGAAGACACGCTGCGCGAGCGGCTCGAGGAACTGGAGCGGATCGACAGCGCTATCCGCGTCGTGCGCGCGCAGCCCGATACGGCGGTCGGCGACGGCAACCGTGTCACCATCTTCATGCTCGACAGCGAGCAGGTCGTGCGCCGCCTTGCGGGGGTCGGCAATGCGGGCGGTTTCTACACCTATCGCGAGATGGGACCGCTGGCGGTGGTGCCCGACATCGAGGGGCAGCGTGCCGAGTGGCGGATGAACGTGCTGGTGCACGAATATTCGCATCACCTTCTGCTCCAGGACATGGATGGCCCGATGCCGGCCTGGCTGGTCGAGGGATGGGCCGAATTCTTCTCCACCGCGCGCAGCGACAAGGATGGCGCGGTGCGCATCGGCGACGTGCCGGTCCGCGCGGCGCGGGTCCTCCAGCGCGAGGGGATCATGCCGGTCGACCGGCTGTTCGATCTCCAGAACAGGCAATGGGGCAGCGACGGGCAGCGCTTCTATGCGACGGGCTGGCTGCTGACCCATTATGTCGCCTTCGAACCGACGCGTCGGCAGCATTTCGCGCGCTATCTCGACCTCATGGCCGAAGGCTTGCCGTCGGGCGAGGCGGCGCGCACCGCCTTTGGCGACCTCGCGCGGCTCGATGAGGAACTGGCGTCTTACCGCAGGTCGCGGCTGGGCTATCTCGAACTCGGCCCCGAGCGCGTGGCGACGCCGTCGGTTACGGTCGCCGCGTTGAGCGAAAGCGATGGCGCGGCCATCCCGCATTATCTGGCGCTGTGGCTCGACCAGGACGAGGAGGACCTCCTTCCCCGCCTGCGCGCGATGGAAACCGAGAATGGCGGGTCGGGACTGTTCATGACGGTGCTGGCGATGGCCGAGCTGGCGCGCGGGAACCCGCAGGCGGCGGACGAGGCGGCGGCGCGGGCGATGGAATTGCGCCCCGGCAAGGCCGAGCCGATGCTGCTGCGGGTGCGGGCGCTGCTCGAGCGCGCCTACGAGGAAGAGGACGAGAGCCTCTATGCCGAGGCGAGCAGGATGGCGGCGGCGGCCAACCGGCTCGACCCCGAGGATCCCGAGGCATTGAAGCTCTACTATCGCGTGTCGAAGGAGCGCCACGGGCGGGCGACCGACATGGCGGTCGACGGGCTGGTCGCGGCGATCGCCAAGGCGCCGCAGGATTTCAACATGCGTATGACCGCGGCCCAAGCGCTCGGGCGGCAGGGGCGCGTGGCCGAAGTACGGCGGCTGATGGTCCCCGTCGTCAACGATCCCCATCATCCCGAGCGGGCGGCGCAGGCGCGCGAGATGCTCGCGGAGATCGAGGAACGGGCTGCTGCTACTGTCGACGGCGCATCCTGA
- a CDS encoding F0F1 ATP synthase subunit delta: MKASLAGRYATALFELARDRSEIDTVEASLSRVRAALDQAPDLNAMIESPAVSREDATRTMGKIADELKLDALSKNFLGVLAKAGRLTQLGAAIRVFDALVAAHKGEARATVTSARALTDAQAKTLETKLSQRAGRTVSLDTKVDPSLLGGVRIQLGSELIDASVETKLNSLAAKMAGTAQ; the protein is encoded by the coding sequence ATGAAGGCCAGCTTGGCAGGACGCTATGCGACTGCACTGTTCGAACTCGCACGAGACCGGTCGGAAATCGACACGGTCGAGGCGAGCCTTTCGCGTGTTCGCGCGGCGCTCGACCAGGCGCCCGACCTGAATGCGATGATCGAATCGCCCGCCGTGTCGCGTGAGGACGCGACCCGCACGATGGGCAAGATCGCCGACGAGCTGAAGCTCGACGCGCTGTCGAAGAACTTCCTCGGGGTGCTCGCCAAGGCCGGCCGCCTGACGCAGCTCGGCGCCGCCATCCGCGTGTTCGACGCGCTGGTCGCCGCGCACAAGGGCGAGGCCCGCGCCACCGTCACCAGCGCCCGTGCGCTGACCGACGCGCAGGCCAAGACGCTCGAGACCAAGCTGTCGCAGCGCGCCGGTCGCACCGTGTCGCTCGATACCAAGGTCGATCCCTCGCTGCTCGGCGGCGTTCGCATCCAGCTCGGCTCCGAGCTGATCGACGCTTCCGTTGAAACCAAACTGAATTCGCTCGCCGCCAAGATGGCGGGCACCGCCCAATAA
- a CDS encoding methylated-DNA--[protein]-cysteine S-methyltransferase: MMQGTARRFRDEARKSVSRQPAAAAILGVMPAPESIRLVTGACRLGRFVAGMAGDRLVGLSLGDGKHRSDRWLAQAAGAAQEGGSEAATIAAALDRPGSTSPFELAPEGSPFQQAVWAELCRIPTGETRSYADIAAALGKPGAERAVGTANGANPIAVFIPCHRVIRADGGLGGYAYGLAIKEALLAAEGALVPPTQQTLAF; encoded by the coding sequence ATGATGCAAGGCACCGCCCGCCGCTTTCGCGACGAGGCGCGCAAAAGCGTCTCCCGCCAGCCTGCCGCCGCCGCTATCCTCGGCGTCATGCCCGCGCCCGAATCGATCCGCCTCGTTACCGGCGCCTGCCGGCTCGGCCGCTTCGTCGCCGGCATGGCGGGCGACCGCCTCGTCGGCCTGTCGCTCGGCGACGGCAAGCACCGCAGCGACCGCTGGCTCGCGCAGGCCGCCGGTGCCGCGCAAGAGGGGGGAAGCGAGGCCGCCACCATCGCCGCCGCACTCGATCGCCCCGGCAGTACCAGCCCTTTCGAGCTCGCCCCCGAAGGCTCCCCCTTCCAGCAGGCAGTCTGGGCCGAACTCTGTCGCATCCCGACGGGCGAGACGCGCAGCTATGCCGATATCGCGGCGGCACTGGGCAAGCCCGGCGCCGAGCGTGCCGTCGGCACCGCTAACGGGGCCAATCCCATCGCCGTCTTCATTCCTTGCCACCGCGTCATCCGCGCCGATGGCGGGCTCGGCGGCTATGCCTATGGGCTCGCCATCAAGGAGGCGCTGCTTGCCGCCGAAGGGGCGCTCGTCCCGCCCACGCAACAGACCCTCGCCTTTTGA
- the atpA gene encoding F0F1 ATP synthase subunit alpha — MDIRAAEISRVIRDEIENFDAEAQVTETGSVLSVGDGIARVHGLDKVQAGEMVEFEGGVQGMALNLEHDNVGVVIFGSDAGVREGSTVKRTGTIVDVPVGKGLLGRVVDALGNPIDGKGPIVTDERSRVEVKAPGIIPRKSVHEPVQTGLKAVDALVPVGRGQRELIIGDRQTGKSAVALDTFINQKGANAGDDESAKLYCVYVAVGQKRSTVAQIVRALEENGAMEYSIVVAATASEPAPLQFLAPYTGCAMGEYFRDNGMHAVICYDDLSKQAVAYRQMSLLLRRPPGREAYPGDVFYLHSRLLERAAKMNEDNGAGSLTALPIIETQAGDVSAYIPTNVISITDGQIFLETDLFYQGIRPAINVGLSVSRVGGAAQTKAMKKVAGSIKLELAQYREMAAFAQFGSDLDASTQKLLARGARLTELLKQPQFSPMPVEEQVASIFAGTKGFIDDVKVEDVTRYEAAMLSYMRAEHNDVLVTIRETKKLEDDTAEKLSSALTDFSKQFA; from the coding sequence ATGGATATCCGTGCCGCTGAAATTTCCCGTGTGATCCGCGACGAAATCGAGAATTTCGACGCCGAAGCGCAAGTCACCGAAACCGGCAGCGTCCTGTCGGTCGGCGACGGCATCGCCCGCGTCCACGGCCTCGACAAGGTCCAGGCCGGTGAAATGGTCGAGTTCGAAGGCGGTGTGCAGGGCATGGCCCTCAACCTCGAACATGACAATGTCGGCGTCGTCATCTTCGGTTCGGACGCCGGCGTCCGCGAAGGCTCGACCGTCAAGCGCACCGGCACCATCGTCGACGTGCCCGTCGGCAAGGGCCTGCTCGGCCGCGTCGTCGACGCGCTCGGCAACCCGATCGACGGCAAGGGCCCGATCGTCACCGACGAGCGCAGCCGCGTCGAAGTCAAGGCTCCGGGCATCATCCCGAGGAAGTCGGTCCACGAGCCGGTGCAGACCGGTCTCAAGGCCGTCGACGCGCTCGTTCCCGTCGGCCGCGGCCAGCGCGAACTGATCATCGGCGACCGCCAGACCGGCAAGTCGGCCGTCGCGCTCGACACCTTCATCAACCAGAAGGGTGCCAATGCGGGCGACGACGAGAGCGCCAAGCTCTACTGCGTCTATGTCGCCGTCGGCCAGAAGCGCTCGACCGTCGCGCAGATCGTCCGCGCGCTCGAGGAAAATGGCGCGATGGAATATTCGATCGTCGTCGCCGCGACCGCCTCGGAGCCGGCCCCGCTGCAGTTCCTCGCGCCCTACACCGGCTGCGCGATGGGCGAATATTTCCGCGACAACGGCATGCACGCCGTCATCTGCTACGATGACCTTTCGAAGCAGGCCGTCGCCTACCGCCAGATGTCGCTCCTGCTGCGCCGCCCGCCGGGCCGCGAAGCCTATCCGGGCGACGTTTTCTATCTCCACTCGCGCCTCCTCGAGCGCGCGGCGAAGATGAACGAAGACAATGGCGCCGGCTCGCTGACCGCGCTGCCGATCATCGAAACGCAGGCGGGCGACGTGTCGGCCTACATCCCGACCAACGTGATCTCGATCACCGACGGCCAGATCTTCCTCGAGACCGACCTCTTCTACCAGGGCATCCGTCCCGCGATTAACGTCGGCCTCTCGGTCAGCCGCGTCGGTGGCGCCGCGCAGACCAAGGCGATGAAGAAGGTCGCCGGCTCGATCAAGCTCGAGCTCGCGCAGTATCGCGAAATGGCTGCCTTCGCGCAGTTCGGTTCGGACCTCGACGCCTCGACCCAGAAGCTGCTTGCTCGCGGCGCTCGTCTCACCGAGCTCCTCAAGCAGCCGCAGTTCTCGCCGATGCCGGTCGAGGAACAGGTCGCCTCGATCTTCGCGGGCACCAAGGGCTTCATCGATGACGTGAAGGTCGAAGACGTGACCCGCTACGAAGCGGCGATGCTCAGCTACATGCGTGCCGAGCACAATGACGTCCTCGTCACCATCCGCGAAACCAAGAAGCTCGAAGACGATACCGCCGAGAAGCTGAGCAGCGCGCTCACCGACTTCTCCAAGCAGTTCGCCTAA